Below is a window of Fimbriimonadaceae bacterium DNA.
TACCGCCAGCCTGACTCAAGCGCTCTCACAGTTGTCCATGGGGTACGCCTTTACACTGGTACGCCTGCATACCGCCGGACTTTCGCGCGTCGATACCCTAAAAGGCGCCATCACCGCGTTCCTCCAGGCCTTGACCCTCTCAGACCCACAACATCTTCTTGCCAGAGGCTATGCCTATGTCCTTGATCATCACGGACGGATGGTGACCTCTCGTAGGACGGTCATCGCTGGAGAGCAGCTACATATTCACGTTCAGGACGGCAGGATTACCGCCACCACCCTTCACACGGAGCCTTCGCATGAGCAATGAAAACACGTCCCACCCCCAACTGCCCACGTCCTATGACGCGGCATTCAAGGAATTGGAGGACCTCTCAGCCAGAGCTACGAAAGGCGATATCAACATCGATGAGTTGAGCACGGCCATTCAACGAGGGAACCGGCTGTTTGCCTTTCTCAGCAGTGGCATCGCGAAGATCAAAGCTGAGATCGAGGACCACGCTCCGGACGGTATCACCCAATCCAAGCCCAGTTAACCGCTTGGCATCCGATGTGCCACGGACCATGTCCCCATTCAGAAGAGGACTCACTCAGTCATGTCGAAACACCATCACACTCACCCGATCACGATCGATCAGACTCTGGATCTCTTAGCCAAGCAGTGGACGGCTGCAGACCGCATCAGACTCAGAACCGCCCGGCACCGTCCACGCCATGTACGGGCCGCCGAACTCTGGACCCGTATTCAATCGTTGACTCAATCCACGCTGGCCCTGTTCCAACACCCTTCAGCCATGGAGACCTCGCATGGCCATCATTCTGATCGTTGACGACTATTCAGACATCCGAGCCTGTCTCCGGACGATGCTTGAAGAAGCGGGACATATCATCGTCGAAGCAGGCTCCGGCCAAGAAGCACTGCATGCCTGGAACGAAACCCACCCAGATCTCGTAATTACTGATCACTCAATGCCTGGGATGTCAGGTGTCGAGTTGATTCGCGCTTTAGGCCAGCGGCAACCGGAAGTGAAGGGCATCTTGATGTCAGCCGATCAGGATCCGCGCCCCGCGGAACCACCAGACCAGTCCCACGCGTGGCCATTCCTCCAGAAGCCCTTCGGCTTCCGGGCGCTACGACAAGCCATCGATTCGCTTCTGCTGGCTCAGCCGGCGGAACCAGCCTAGAGCATCCGCCAAGCGTCTTTCGCGCCTCTTCACCCCAGACATCTGCGTTCGTCCACCGTTCCGGTCTCCACTGCATCACTAACCCGTCGCTTAATGGGATGTACCAGGCTATGGTCGACTCAGACTTTCTGTCGTATGCACAACTCTGTCAGTTTGTGCGGGAGCAGGGACGTCTCCCACGGTTAGACGACCCGATCCCAGCCTATCGTTATGCCGTATGGGCCCTACCAATGATTTGGGAAGGGCATCGCGTGCTGCCTAGGGTTCCAAATCGATGGGGCTATCATTTAGACATACTTCACGAGAGACGGATTCCGGACGCCCCGATTCCGCAGATTGAATTTCTCCACACCCCCCATCGAGACACAATCACGCTTCTGCAACGCTGGGTCACGCTCGCCGCCGAGCATCAGTCCAGCTGGACAGGCCTCACCAATCTCATTGCTTGGATTGCGTTCTCTTTAAAACTTAACCACGTCCCCCCGTCGCTCGCGGACAACACGCAAGCCGCGCTCTACCAAGCCGTCAATCTCCAAGAATTGGTACTCCACCCTTACGATTATTGGGGCGATATCATCGCGGAGGGGATCGGCCGTGGGCCGTGGGCCAATCCAAACGGGTTTTATCCGACCCCCATGAGCGTCTGTCAGCTCATCGTACGGATGATGCTTCCCGACGCCGACAGCCTCTCCCCAGCCGCACGGAACGCCTTGCGGGTCAAATCCATTGCAGATCCCGCAGGATCCGGAACCGGAAGGATGCTCCTGCTG
It encodes the following:
- a CDS encoding exodeoxyribonuclease VII small subunit encodes the protein MSNENTSHPQLPTSYDAAFKELEDLSARATKGDINIDELSTAIQRGNRLFAFLSSGIAKIKAEIEDHAPDGITQSKPS
- a CDS encoding response regulator, with product MAIILIVDDYSDIRACLRTMLEEAGHIIVEAGSGQEALHAWNETHPDLVITDHSMPGMSGVELIRALGQRQPEVKGILMSADQDPRPAEPPDQSHAWPFLQKPFGFRALRQAIDSLLLAQPAEPA
- a CDS encoding SAM-dependent DNA methyltransferase; amino-acid sequence: MVDSDFLSYAQLCQFVREQGRLPRLDDPIPAYRYAVWALPMIWEGHRVLPRVPNRWGYHLDILHERRIPDAPIPQIEFLHTPHRDTITLLQRWVTLAAEHQSSWTGLTNLIAWIAFSLKLNHVPPSLADNTQAALYQAVNLQELVLHPYDYWGDIIAEGIGRGPWANPNGFYPTPMSVCQLIVRMMLPDADSLSPAARNALRVKSIADPAGSGTGRMLLLASNVSLSLYGIERDAVVRTACLINGALYAPWLAFPLPQEILHATDAEHGLTNQASLLSVATPIPEEISLIPPINDAVDHEDLQLVFPGW